Proteins found in one Deltaproteobacteria bacterium genomic segment:
- a CDS encoding VCBS repeat-containing protein — translation MAVCLLAAPHIAAAAVTITQSPTVPPGGSCHQIANVVFCTIAPGQTLSDQIDGSSVPPVQIVLEATGVPANGSFPPKTGISPVSSTFTFTPSAAQVGQFTIQFFASTAGEFANTELDVTVAFPPTPTRTSTKAPTPTKTATPLPTLTISQQIFGPPGTGCFQIGSTVQCTIVAGQTIGDQATAQAIPATTVSLTASGVPANAAFTPMIGMGTVVSTLTFTPTAAQIGSTFVITFTAETAQLIAMAQFQVMVVPPPTATLTATATLTRTVTLTRTPTLTPTVTSTPSVTLTRTPTRTATPTVTATITRTATFTRSSTATGTATATPTITPTATNSLSPSPSRTPTSTQSPTITRTPTATRSATPTLTNPAATATRSATLTGSPTQTATVSPTITPTGTSTVTRTATPTLTNTAATATRSATLTVSPSNTSTASPTATLTNTATASVTATRTVTPTVTRTQFVVPTDSPTATQSPSPSPTRTLTGTLTSTATATVSHTATATRTVTPTPTASRTATATATVTMTATATATPTATPPLLVATSTIPLVAAPLALGLADFNGDNALDLVVARDDGRLELRNGDGAGSFAAPVTARIGFGPTDLAVADFDDDQRVDVVVTNGASNSLAVVFGDGQGGFVETVTSVTGSMPARPVAIDIDGDHVTDVVLIEGDGIAVRHGKGDGRFDLLGTIATGSRPSDFVLHDFDGDHYDDLLVALPDQNRLQIFRGDGHGQFAAGSVHDLAQPLAVALGDADGDGRLDIVAGSGDRSIVLFAGTASGFAPARVVVSDVLANRLVPADLNGDGRLDLVALDAAAGVVRLFPGTGHGTFSVPAVLILGAPASGIAVGDVDHDRLPDLAIALPSAHVVVLARNRTAVTIRPGDLDRNGRIEGADLAQLIAELFDGDGDAAISSGGGAVVSGAEADVNADGRISAADLLPHHGL, via the coding sequence GTGGCTGTCTGTCTGCTGGCGGCGCCGCACATCGCCGCCGCGGCCGTCACCATCACGCAGTCGCCCACCGTGCCGCCCGGTGGATCCTGTCACCAGATTGCGAACGTGGTGTTCTGCACGATTGCGCCTGGGCAGACACTCAGCGATCAGATCGACGGGAGCAGCGTGCCGCCGGTTCAGATCGTTCTCGAAGCCACGGGGGTGCCGGCCAACGGCAGCTTCCCGCCGAAGACCGGCATCAGCCCGGTCTCGTCCACGTTCACGTTTACGCCGAGCGCGGCGCAGGTCGGACAGTTCACGATTCAATTCTTCGCCAGCACGGCCGGCGAGTTTGCCAACACAGAACTCGATGTCACGGTCGCGTTCCCGCCGACTCCGACGCGAACGTCGACGAAAGCGCCGACGCCCACCAAGACCGCGACCCCGCTGCCGACGCTCACCATCTCGCAACAGATCTTCGGGCCACCGGGGACCGGATGCTTCCAGATTGGCAGCACGGTGCAATGCACCATTGTCGCGGGCCAGACGATCGGCGATCAGGCGACGGCGCAGGCGATCCCGGCAACGACAGTCTCGCTGACCGCGAGCGGCGTACCGGCGAATGCCGCGTTTACGCCGATGATCGGAATGGGCACGGTGGTGTCGACGCTGACGTTCACACCAACGGCAGCCCAAATCGGCAGCACGTTCGTGATCACCTTCACGGCGGAAACCGCGCAATTGATCGCCATGGCGCAGTTCCAGGTGATGGTCGTTCCTCCACCCACTGCGACGCTGACGGCCACCGCGACGCTGACGCGTACCGTCACGCTGACGCGCACGCCAACCCTCACGCCGACGGTGACCTCGACGCCGAGTGTTACGCTCACGCGTACGCCGACGCGCACCGCGACGCCCACCGTCACTGCCACGATCACGCGGACCGCGACGTTCACTCGTAGCTCCACCGCGACGGGAACGGCGACCGCGACTCCGACGATTACGCCGACCGCTACCAACTCGCTCAGCCCATCGCCGTCGCGGACCCCCACTTCGACGCAGAGTCCGACGATCACGCGCACGCCGACGGCGACACGGAGCGCGACGCCGACGTTGACCAACCCTGCGGCGACAGCGACGCGGTCGGCGACGTTGACGGGAAGTCCGACGCAGACAGCGACGGTGTCGCCTACTATCACCCCGACCGGCACGTCGACGGTGACGCGGACGGCGACGCCAACCTTGACCAACACTGCGGCGACGGCGACGCGGTCGGCCACGTTGACGGTCAGTCCGTCTAATACATCGACCGCTTCGCCCACTGCCACGCTGACCAACACGGCGACGGCCAGCGTGACCGCAACTCGCACCGTGACGCCGACGGTTACGCGGACTCAATTCGTCGTGCCGACCGATTCGCCGACCGCGACGCAGTCGCCGAGTCCATCGCCGACACGCACACTCACCGGCACGCTCACCAGCACAGCCACCGCGACCGTCAGTCACACGGCAACGGCGACCCGCACGGTGACGCCGACGCCGACGGCGAGTCGCACCGCGACCGCGACGGCAACGGTCACAATGACCGCGACGGCGACCGCCACACCGACGGCCACGCCGCCGTTGCTCGTGGCCACGTCGACGATCCCGTTGGTGGCGGCGCCATTGGCGCTCGGTCTGGCTGATTTCAATGGCGATAACGCGCTCGATCTGGTGGTGGCGCGCGACGATGGCCGCCTCGAGTTGCGCAATGGCGATGGTGCCGGCTCGTTTGCGGCGCCGGTCACCGCGCGCATCGGTTTCGGGCCGACCGATCTCGCCGTCGCCGACTTCGACGACGACCAACGCGTCGATGTAGTGGTCACCAACGGCGCATCCAATAGTCTGGCGGTCGTGTTCGGCGATGGTCAGGGCGGGTTCGTGGAAACGGTCACGTCGGTGACGGGCAGCATGCCCGCGCGCCCGGTCGCGATTGACATCGATGGCGACCACGTGACCGACGTGGTCCTTATCGAGGGCGACGGAATCGCGGTACGACACGGCAAGGGCGATGGCCGCTTCGATTTACTCGGGACGATCGCGACCGGATCGCGACCGAGTGATTTTGTGCTGCACGACTTCGACGGCGATCACTACGACGATCTGCTGGTGGCACTGCCGGATCAAAATCGCTTGCAGATCTTTCGCGGCGATGGCCATGGGCAGTTCGCGGCGGGCTCGGTGCACGATCTCGCGCAGCCGCTGGCGGTGGCGCTCGGTGATGCCGACGGCGACGGGCGGCTCGACATCGTCGCCGGCTCGGGCGATCGAAGCATCGTGCTGTTCGCCGGCACGGCGAGTGGCTTCGCGCCAGCGCGCGTGGTGGTGTCCGACGTCTTGGCGAACCGATTGGTCCCGGCCGATCTGAACGGCGATGGCCGCCTCGATCTAGTGGCCTTGGATGCGGCGGCCGGCGTCGTCCGGCTATTTCCCGGAACCGGGCACGGGACGTTCAGTGTGCCGGCCGTGCTGATCCTCGGTGCGCCAGCCAGTGGCATCGCGGTGGGCGATGTCGATCACGATCGCCTTCCCGATCTGGCGATCGCGCTGCCTTCCGCGCACGTCGTCGTGCTGGCTCGGAATCGGACCGCGGTCACGATCCGCCCCGGTGACCTCGATCGCAACGGCCGGATCGAAGGCGCCGATCTCGCGCAGTTGAT
- a CDS encoding VCBS repeat-containing protein encodes MTITSSPSPTATVTHTITATPSLVPTLTHTATATQSVTPSATNSASATATATHSQTATFTATATLTASATATRSATVTGTPSPTPTATLTASVTHTATATATPTPPASINFATATIALAGHSGPVRLADMNGDGLLDLLVAGTDGKLDLLAGNGSGQFAPIDQARIGLGASDLAVADMDGDGRLDTVVANAASRSISVVLGDATGFGEVFNSPVGATPLRVLVDDVDRDGTPDVIVVETTQIEVRKGKGDGTFQRPVVVSTGSPPSDVVEFDVNGDGFPDLLVALPDQNVVRTFLGDVRGNFTAGPPSLDVHGDQPRAISLGDVNGDGRADLIVAHGANHALTLFAGMPGGFGAGADVAMEVPASRLLRADFNGDGRPDLVAVDDASGVIRVLPGTGGGFGPPVVLLMGAPIAGASLGDINGDRLPDQVASVPTGNGVVRLHNTTATVVRPGDLNGDGRVDGSDLSFLLTELFDGDGSDATSCAGGTLMSGAAADVNGDGKVTGADVVSVLQRMASASAAAR; translated from the coding sequence ATGACGATCACGAGTTCGCCGTCGCCGACCGCGACAGTGACGCATACGATCACCGCGACGCCCAGCCTGGTGCCGACGCTGACTCATACCGCGACCGCGACACAGAGCGTGACGCCTTCAGCGACGAACTCCGCGTCGGCAACGGCCACGGCGACGCACAGCCAAACGGCGACGTTCACCGCTACTGCGACGCTCACCGCCAGCGCGACGGCGACCCGTTCGGCGACGGTCACTGGAACGCCGTCGCCGACCCCGACGGCGACGCTCACCGCGAGTGTCACCCACACCGCGACAGCGACTGCGACGCCGACGCCTCCGGCGTCGATAAACTTTGCCACCGCAACCATCGCCCTCGCCGGCCACAGCGGCCCCGTACGCTTGGCCGACATGAACGGCGATGGGTTGCTCGATCTGCTGGTGGCGGGTACGGACGGCAAGCTCGATCTCCTCGCCGGCAACGGCAGCGGTCAGTTCGCCCCGATCGACCAAGCGCGCATCGGTTTGGGGGCGAGCGATCTCGCGGTGGCGGACATGGACGGTGACGGGCGTCTGGATACGGTGGTGGCGAACGCGGCCTCGCGCAGCATTTCGGTGGTGCTCGGTGATGCGACGGGATTCGGCGAGGTGTTCAACTCGCCGGTCGGCGCCACTCCCCTGCGCGTCCTCGTCGACGACGTCGATCGTGACGGCACTCCGGATGTGATTGTGGTCGAAACGACGCAGATCGAAGTGCGCAAAGGGAAGGGCGATGGAACATTCCAACGACCGGTGGTGGTGAGCACCGGATCGCCTCCGTCTGACGTTGTCGAGTTCGATGTCAACGGCGATGGCTTCCCGGATCTCCTGGTCGCCTTGCCGGATCAGAATGTCGTGCGAACCTTCCTCGGCGACGTGCGCGGCAACTTTACCGCCGGCCCGCCGAGTCTCGATGTGCACGGCGATCAGCCGCGGGCCATTTCGCTGGGTGACGTGAACGGCGATGGTCGCGCGGATCTGATCGTTGCTCATGGGGCGAACCACGCGCTCACGCTGTTCGCCGGGATGCCGGGCGGGTTTGGTGCCGGCGCGGACGTGGCGATGGAGGTGCCGGCGTCGCGTCTGCTGCGCGCGGATTTCAACGGCGATGGACGCCCCGACTTGGTGGCGGTCGACGACGCGAGTGGCGTGATCCGCGTCCTGCCCGGCACCGGCGGCGGCTTTGGACCGCCGGTCGTCTTGTTGATGGGTGCGCCGATTGCGGGGGCCTCGCTTGGTGACATCAATGGAGATCGCCTACCCGATCAAGTCGCGTCGGTGCCGACGGGCAACGGCGTGGTCAGGCTGCACAACACCACCGCCACGGTGGTCCGACCGGGTGACTTGAACGGTGACGGCCGCGTCGACGGCAGCGACCTGTCCTTCTTGCTGACTGAGCTCTTCGACGGCGACGGCAGCGACGCGACCAGTTGCGCCGGCGGCACACTCATGTCCGGCGCGGCGGCGGATGTGAATGGTGATGGCAAGGTAACGGGCGCCGATGTTGTCAGCGTGCTGCAACGGATGGCGAGCGCATCGGCGGCGGCGAGATAG
- a CDS encoding DUF4380 domain-containing protein → MSQRRQQAIVMGLVALAAATTARAGADAMNVQRGDYRGWADTYTLSNGLVEVVVPTAIGPRVLDFHLAGGENIFYLRPSDLGKTGEPDFVFRGGWRLWIAPETRSTTYEPDNQPCTVTVLGSGALRFTGPAQPTAGIQKSIEVALIEHQPRVRVTSRIKNVSDRTLDYAAWSLSVMRPGGRALAPMDVGDLTAFFDTRSLILWSYTKVADARYRFGDALVQVDQSQVPPAPASASGRRADESKIGVDTMQAWAAYLRGDVLYVKRFPHQPGASYADGGATVEIYSSNEFIEVENLSPLTSLKPGEEIVYPEEWSLFSGASVATDEAAALRDLEPWLTKAPAVDRTTH, encoded by the coding sequence GTGAGTCAACGACGACAACAGGCAATCGTGATGGGACTGGTCGCGCTGGCCGCGGCCACCACCGCGCGGGCGGGAGCAGACGCGATGAACGTACAGCGAGGCGACTACCGCGGCTGGGCGGATACCTACACGCTGAGTAACGGGCTAGTCGAAGTGGTAGTGCCGACCGCGATCGGTCCGCGCGTACTCGACTTCCATCTTGCCGGTGGCGAGAACATCTTCTACCTGCGCCCGTCCGATCTGGGAAAAACCGGCGAGCCCGACTTCGTCTTCCGCGGCGGTTGGCGGCTGTGGATCGCGCCCGAAACCCGTTCCACCACATACGAACCCGACAATCAGCCGTGTACGGTAACGGTGCTGGGATCGGGCGCGCTTCGTTTCACCGGGCCGGCGCAACCGACCGCGGGGATTCAGAAGAGCATCGAGGTGGCGCTGATCGAACATCAGCCGCGCGTGCGGGTCACGTCGCGGATCAAGAACGTCAGCGATCGCACGCTCGACTACGCGGCGTGGAGTCTCTCGGTGATGCGTCCCGGCGGCCGTGCGCTGGCGCCGATGGACGTCGGTGATCTCACCGCGTTCTTCGACACTCGCAGTTTGATCCTGTGGAGCTACACCAAAGTCGCCGACGCGCGTTACCGCTTCGGTGATGCGCTGGTGCAAGTCGATCAATCGCAAGTGCCGCCGGCCCCGGCGTCGGCCAGCGGCCGGCGCGCCGACGAGAGCAAGATCGGCGTCGACACCATGCAAGCCTGGGCCGCGTACCTGCGCGGCGATGTCTTGTACGTGAAGCGCTTCCCGCATCAGCCCGGCGCGTCCTACGCCGACGGCGGCGCGACCGTCGAGATCTATTCGTCCAACGAGTTCATCGAGGTTGAGAACCTCAGCCCACTCACATCGCTGAAACCTGGTGAAGAAATCGTCTACCCCGAAGAGTGGTCACTCTTCAGCGGCGCATCTGTCGCGACCGATGAAGCGGCCGCGTTGCGCGATCTGGAGCCGTGGCTCACCAAGGCGCCAGCGGTCGACCGAACAACCCACTGA